One window of the Triticum dicoccoides isolate Atlit2015 ecotype Zavitan chromosome 3B, WEW_v2.0, whole genome shotgun sequence genome contains the following:
- the LOC119279424 gene encoding putative xyloglucan endotransglucosylase/hydrolase protein 1: MQNPTVSPAFNHTVHVNNKQHIRRVYQGKRNVVVYYNEEPEYGDHDEVDFEFLGNVDGKPLALQTNIFLNGQGYREQQFYLWFDPSAAIHDYKILWNEHQLVMLVDETPIRVLKNLAGRMPGYQFPMRPMRIRASIWDSSPWATDNGRIKVDWNRAPFTSAFQRFNIDAYPATGGAPCGSPNLWWNKFWDLTPAQKAAYKNVKSKYMTYNYCDDKARFNFRVPVECSHN; encoded by the exons ATGCAGAACCCTActgtctcgccggccttcaaccacACTGTCCACGTCAACAACAAGCAACACATACGGCGAGTCTACCAGGGGAAGAGAAACGTGGTCGTGTATTACAACGAAGAACCCGAGTATGGTGACCATGACGAGGTGGATTTTGAGTTCTTGGGCAACGTCGATGGCAAGCCACTGGCTCTCCAGACCAACATCTTCCTCAATGGCCAAGGCTATAGGGAGCAGCAGTTCTACCTCTGGTTCGACCCATCAGCAGCTATCCATGACTACAAAATACTCTGGAACGAGCACCAGCTCGT GATGCTGGTCGATGAAACGCCCATCCGGGTGCTCAAGAACCTTGCGGGCCGCATGCCAGGCTACCAGTTCCCGATGAGGCCGATGAGAATCCGAGCGAGCATCTGGGACAGCTCTCCCTGGGCGACCGACAATGGCAGGATCAAGGTTGACTGGAACCGTGCGCCATTTACCTCCGCATTCCAAAGGTTCAATATTGACGCCTACCCCGCCACCGGAGGTGCGCCGTGTGGCTCGCCCAACCTGTGGTGGAACAAGTTTTGGGACCTGACGCCCGCACAGAAGGCAGCGTACAAAAATGTCAAGAGCAAGTACATGACCTACAACTACTGTGATGACAAGGCAAGGTTCAACTTCCGTGTTCCGGTAGAGTGCAGCCACAACTAA